The Erinaceus europaeus chromosome 16, mEriEur2.1, whole genome shotgun sequence genome includes a window with the following:
- the LOC132533353 gene encoding olfactory receptor 4N2-like, whose translation MEKENSTVVTEFIFLGLTQSHDVELLVFMLVLVFYLIILPGNFFIIFTIRLDPGLSAPLYLFLSNLAFMDASYSFIVSPRMLMDFLSEQKVISYRGCITQLFFLHFLGGGEMLLLAVMAFDRYIAICRPLHYSIVMNSRVCHALLLLPWLGGFIHSIVQVILILRLPFCGPNQLDNFFCDVPQVIKLACTDTFVVELLMVFNSGLLTLVCFLGLLTSYAVILFRVRGSSSEGKNKALSTCTTHIIIVFLMFGPAIFIYTRPFRSFPADKVVALFHTVIFPLMNPVIYTLRNQEVKASMKRLLNRHMVC comes from the coding sequence atggagaaagagaacagCACTGTGGTGACTGAATTCATCTTCCTTGGTCTCACTCAGTCACATGATGTTGAACTCCTGGTGTTCATGTtagttttagtattttatttaataattctcCCTGGAAATTTCTTTATCATCTTCACTATCAGGTTAGACCCAGGTCTCTCCGCTCCCCTCTACTTATTTCTGAGCAATTTGGCCTTCATGGATGCATCTTACTCCTTTATTGTATCTCCTAGAATGCTGATGGATTTCCTCTCTGAGCAAAAGGTAATCTCCTACAGAGGCTGTATCACTCAGCTATTTTTCTTGCATTTCCTTGGAGGAGGAGAGATGTTGCTTCTTGCTGTGATGGCCTTTGACCGCTACATTGCCATCTGCAGGCCTTTACACTATTCAATTGTCATGAACTCTAGAGTATGCCACGCCTTACTATTATTACCATGGCTTGGGGGATTTATTCATTCCATTGTGCAAGTGATTCTCATTCTCCGTTTGCCCTTCTGTGGTCCAAACCAATTGGATAACTTCTTCTGTGATGTGCCTCAGGTCATCAAGCTAGCCTGCACAGACACTTTTGTGGTGGAGCTCCTGATGGTCTTCAATAGTGGTCTCCTCACCCTTGTGTGCTTTCTGGGGCTTCTGACTTCTTATGCAGTCATCCTCTTCCGTGTACGTGGGtcttcctctgaagggaagaaCAAGGCTCTCTCCACATGCACTACTCATATCATCATTGTATTTCTCATGTTTGGCCCTGCCATCTTCATCTACACACGCCCTTTCAGAAGCTTCCCAGCTGACAAAGTAGTTGCTCTGTTCCACACAGTGATCTTTCCTTTGATGAACCCTGTGATCTATACCCTTCGCAATCAGGAAGTGAAAGCTTCCATGAAAAGATTGTTAAATAGACACATGGTTTGCTGA